The window GAGGCTTTCCTGGAGGCCGACATTTCTGTCGATattgatgtcgatgtccGGACTGCCCTGGAAGGCTGTGCTCGCGGTAGTCTGGCTGTCGATATCGACCTTGATATTCGCGTTGCCCTGGCTGCGTGGCTGTCTGACTCCAGCTGCTCACTGGGTTCTGAGCTGAAGTCCGTCATTTTCTTCTGGCTGTCCTTCGCTGCTTCGGCTGAGGTTTCCGTCAACCTTGTCAGCGGCCTGCTCGGTGATATTACTGGCTTCTTGTCCGAGACTCTCACTTCCACTCTCAGTGTTGGTCTCCGTGGTGCTCTAGGTCTCTGCGCTGCGGGCGAGAGCATTACTGTCCTGTCGCTCGACACTCGCGCTGAGCTGGCTGCCTTCCTTGGTGGTTGCGCTGGTATTGAGATCGATATCACCATTGAGATTATCATTATCGAGTGGCTCACCGGCTGCAGCATGCCTGGTGCTCCTTCTGgccatccgcatccgcatccccatccccacccGCACCCGCATCCGCAtacgacgacgacgactactactactactcctTGTGAGACCAGtacgcctcctccacctccgcctacgactaccaccactcccTGTGAGACCAGTAcgcctcccccacctccgcCTACGACAACTACTACTCCCTGCGAGACCAGTAcgcctcccccacctcctcctACGACAACTACCACCACTCCTTGCGAGACCAGtacgcctcctccacctccgcctaCGACAACTACTACTCCCTGCGAGACCAGTAcgcctcccccacctcctcctACGACAACTACCACCACTCCTTGCGAGACCAGtacgcctcctccacctccgcctaCGACAACTACTACTACTCCTTGTGAGACCAGTAcgcctcccccacctccgcCTACGACAACTACTACTACTCCCTGCGAGACCAGTAcgcctcccccacctcctcctACGACAACTACCACCACTCCTTGCGAGACCAGtacgcctcctccacctccgcctaCGACAACTACTACTACTCCTTGTGAGACCAGTAcgcctcccccacctccgcCTACGACAACTACTACTACTCCCTGTGAGACCAATacacctccgcctcctccgcctccgaCTACTACCACTCCTTGTGAGACCACTACGCCTCCGGTTACCATCACCGTCAcgtcgaccaccaccgtctGCGGGTGCGATTAGATCGCGGCCGATTGACAAATTTTTCCACGGATTTCCGCCTCAAtgtgatttttttcttttcatttaAATTCTTTCTTTTACTCATGAGAAGATGGCCTTCTACCCATGGAAAATGGCACTGCCGATATCCAATCTGCTTCCCTGCCTTTTTCTGCCCGTAGATATCTCTAATCCTAATGCTGGTTTACTCCGGGAGATCGTGCCCGACCATAGACTCTGTCTCTGGATCGGCCTTTTGGATGGAAATAACCAGTGGTGGTTCGAGTGGTAGTTACTAGTCTGTTGGAAGGCACCTTGCTGTACTCTCTCTGGAAGATTTGGCACCTGTTTTCTCCTTCCAATGGAGTACATTCCTTTTGAATCTTTATTATCCGGAAAGTTCCTTTTCTAATCATCGAATTGACTGAATAGATTCCTATCATTTGTACTCTATTCGTCTAACTGACGCCATAAACATGAGGCTAAAAAACACAAGAGCATATAACAACATCGAAATTAAGGTGATAATATTGTTAATAGATTTGACCTTCATGAATCGCGCGGCTATACGTGTCCCAGGGCTGCTTTCTGTCATAGCCAGTGGCTATAGCAAGTCCGTCCTAGAATATTCACCTACCTTTTCTCCGTCAGGGCGCTGCACAGCTATCAACGGCTCATGATGTAGCTTTTTGGCATAGTTCAGGCGAAGAGATCGGGCCGGTACATGCTTTTGGGATCTCTGGAATCACCAACTTGTTGGCATGACGCATGGCCATGCAAAGGCTAGGTCGGAGCAGAAACAAATGGCCACTAACCAACATGAGCCAAAATTGAGCCCTCCACACATCGGAAAACTTAGGTGTTCTCGGATTGTCGGTGATCCACCTCATTTGTCCTCCATAAtctcctcatcttcgtgTTTTGGTGGGTGTGATGACCGTCTTGCGGagtcctcgtcttcatcagCCGTCTTGCGTCTTTTGTCATCAGGAACGGATACAGAGCTGTCACGTCGCATCTTCCCGCCAGGGTGATATCGCTCCAATGAACGCCGCcgctttccttccttgtcTCGGAGATCCGTTCCTCGCAAACGCGAGGGTGACCGAGATGGTGATCTTCCACGAGAGGAGCGTCTCCTGCGCCGGTCATTCTGAGGGGATGAGGTCACGCTACGGGAGACAGACCGCCGTCTGTTTCGGTCTCTCCTGGGAGTACGTGAGCGTGATGAATCACTGCGGGAATTGGATCTAGCTCGATCACCGTAATCCGGACTGCGTCTCCTTGGCTCTCTACGATCCCGTCGATTGGGGGACATTGATCTGCTGTAGGAACGGCGACGGCGGTCAGGAGGTCTATTCCGACCTCCACGGCCTTGTCCACGGGGCGGAGGCGACCGAGAGAGGGACCGCGAAGGAGAGCGTGAGTGGGCAGGGGATTGGGAGGGTCGGCGACCTCTGCGAGAGCTGGATGGGACATAAGAATCGAAGTCCCGCCGGGGCGGAGGTTCACGGTATCTGTCACGGCTCCGATACCTGGGAGGCGAGGGTCGGGAGTCTCGAGGGCCTTGCCTGTCGTAGTCTcggccaccacgaccaccgcccCTTCCCCCTCTTCCCCGGTCTGTGcgctctctccttctcaaaTCCTCTACTTCGCGTTCCCGTGCTAGCTCTTGTTCTTTCTGGCGTCGCGCAGCTTCGGCAGCTTTCTCGGCTTCGATCTGCATACCTGGAATCAGATCATGACAGCTAATTGGATAGAACGATTTTCCATTACCTTCTCTTGTATGAGCTCAAGCTTCTTAGCTTCTAGAAGCTCTTTTGGAACTCCCTGCGGATTGGATTGACCACTGAGACACAAACTCCACAGCTCTTTGCAGAATTTGGATGTATCCTTGTCTAGGAACCCAGTGAGTTGGATTTGGAGGGACTTGATGTCGGGCTGTTGCAAGCAAGTGATTCGTTCGTTAGTAGTCTGTTTGCCGTGAGTGCAAGGGAGAAGACCTACAAATCGCGTTCCCTCGAGGAGGTTGAAACAGAGCTCGATGACAACGTCGTCTTCATTTCCAAGGATCTCGGATATCCGTTTGGCAATCCATCTATCGCAGGACAGGGTCAGCAATTGGCAGCCCAGCAGAGAAAGTCGCGACAAATGACTACTCacttcttcatcacctcAATGTTTACCTTGGTCATGTCCACCTTCTGATTGAACTCAGGAGGGAACTTTGTCCGTTTCAGCAGCTTGGCATCAACAGGGGTCGCCATGATTGATTGCTCGCGTTTGCAGGAAAGCAGAAACAAGGAAACGCGAATGTGAGTCGTGACCAAAACTGCGTTAATGGTAAATCCAGGATGCCGTACTACAGCttctgcctgaggcattACTCCAGAGATCGCTCGTAGCCCTAATCACGGGTCGTCCCTTTTGTCTCCATTATTATCGTCGGTTTATTCGGCTTATCTAGTAACCCTCACAATGGCAAAATACAAAGGTATATTATCACGTACCGATCATGAAGGCACCAGCCGCCCGTGGTCAGCAATAGAAATGGTAGTCAATGTCACGCAGTCCATCCTGCCACCCGCTGTTTGTGCTGCCAACACTGCACCGACTACCACTGGTATCTCAACTCTCTCCACCATACTTGAAGCTGGCTGGCGAGTCTTCCGAGTCACCCAACATAACCTCCAGAATCCACGCTAATGGGCCTTGGATGACCACGGCATCCCCGAAAGTCGCGTCAGTTTTGGGCGTGTAAGAGATCATGTGCAACCCGCACCAACCACTGTTGTAGGTCGACTCTTGGCTAAGCCTCAGTTTATGGACACCGAATCCATGACCACCTATAGATTTACAGAACGAGGGAATATTGCATAGCTTCTAGATATGGCCGATCTAGACTAAAAGGTATTTACTCTTACTATCGTCTCAATAGGTACATTTCGAGGGAACAATTTAAATGATTAACATCGTTAAGGTTACGTATGTATACCTATGAGAAGATCATACCGACAGACCTCAGTTTATCTTGGATGAGATGACAAGTACCTAATGACATTTTCAAATTATAGATAGTTATTCAGACGACAAGTGTAAAAGATCAGCATTCATCTCGAGACCTTATTTTAGCTTGGATTGAAGACAGAGGCCGTAGGTAGACAGAGGAAGCCTGTTGGGCAAAATATTGTTTAACTGTGACCTAGAATGTCCAGTTTCGGCGATAAAGCTGCCCATTATGATTCCCAATCTCTTCTCCCAAGTTTAACTCTGACACACATTTATCCCCGTCGTCTGTGATAACCCTCGCGCGAAGCATCGCGCAATCTTCTGGGTCGCTTTCTAGCGCAAATTGGATGTCTTCCGCACTTCGCCCGAAGAATCGACCCGCCCAGCTAAGGTAGCCTGTGCTAGATTAGCGCGATGTCAAAAAGACTGTTGGCATAAGGACATACCGTCAATGTTTCCAATGATTTCGTTCAAATCCATTTGAGCATCTCTGAAACTACCGTCATATTTCTGCGCTCGGCATCGAAGAGTTCCGAACTGATCAACAGTTATATCCTGGCAGGAATGATGGAAAGGCTGAAAAGGCATGTtggcgatgagaagaaatAGGAGTATAAGAGAACAGATGGAAGAGGCCCTCCATTTTGGACCCACTCTTCTAGCAGCCATGATGTGATGTTTACACTAGTGTCTTAAATAGCCCAATATGTCATATTTTGCCCGCAAGCTGCACAGAACCATGGATGACGATGGCTAGAATCGAGACCTCTAATAATATAACATACATTCAAAGCTCGACGTCACTGACATTATTCATACTATATCTTAACCCGAAATAAATCTTCAATCATTTAAGAGAGAAGGTCATCATTCTTTGCCAAAGACCTCCTCAATTGCAACACCTAGATTTTGGATGCCTTCGGTCATTGTCTCCGGCGAACAGGCGGCAAAAGTCATTCGGAAGAATACTTCACTCATTCCATGCCTGCCTTGATCAGGTAGAAACCAGCTTCCCGGCGTTATCAATGTTTTGTTCTCGATTGCGGCATCCCATATCTGCTTTTCGATGTCTTTTGCCGAAAGCTGAGTTGCATTAGGGTGTTTTTTCCAGTTGATGGAAAACCAACCCTGAAAACCAGATCAGCACAATGATGCAATCCAGGCAATAATGCCGGGACTAATGTTTTTTCAACTCACGAAAAACCCAGCTCTGGGTGGCTCCCATCCGACCAAGTCAGTGGGCAAGTACTTCGCGCAAGCTCCGCACATGACGTTGCGGCGTTTGGTGTATTCATGTTGGAGGTATGTCAGCCACTTTGCCAAACCTAGTTGCCCCCAGTTATCGTGGAGTAGCTTGAACACTGCAATCTGCGAGAAGCCACTCGGACTCTGGACAGAGACCTCATGAGCTCTTGTCATTCTTTCCACAACCTGATCCGAGGCAACCACCCAACCCATGCGGACACCAGGGGCAATGATTTTGGAAAATGAGTCCATTCGGAAAACCCGGCCGTCTGTGTCCAAGCTCAGATACGATGGGATGAGTGATTCCCGAAACTCGTCCACAGTTTTGGGGCCGGGGACTGGCTCAATGTCCTCACCATCTACAAATGGAGGAAGTTGGATGTAGTAATAAGGGTCATCCTCGAGGATATAGAGGTTGTGACGCTGGGCTACGCTGTAGATCTCTCGGCGCCTTTGAATAGGAGCTGTGGCCCCTGAGGGGTTTTGACCGGTAGGAATTGTGTATAGTAGAGCAGGCTTCTTTGCCCCTCTAGCGGTCTCGTCCCAGGTGGACAGAACACGATCGAGATGTTCAGGAAGAATGCCGTCCTGGTCCATCTTTATGCCACAAAATCGATATCCTAGTGGAATAGCAGTTTCCAAGAACGCAGCAAACGTGTACTCTTCTGTGACAATATACTCTCCTGATTTTCCGAACATGCGCAAGGCAATATCCAAAGCCGAGGTATTTCCAGCAGTCAGTATGCACTTCCAATTTTGATATGGAGGATTGTGGAAAAGCTATTCTTTACCTCGAGTTGTCAGTCAAAATATAGTTACTGATCAAAAGGTTCAACAAACTTGCCTGAACATGCTCATTGATAAATCCCAGCAGCTGAGCAGAGCCAGTTCCTTGTCCATATTGCAGTGCAGTTGCAAGGTCGTAGGTGCTTAAATTATCGCGCTTGTCATACTTTCCAATGTGAAGCATCGTTGAACTAATGGACTTTTTTTGGCCGTATGCCTCATTTGGCCTCATTTTAGGTACCTCCAAGTTCATTTCATTGAAAGGAAAGTACTCTGGGGATGGTGCTCCAGGTCCGAGGGCGCGAATTCCTATGCCGAATATCAGAGGAATGATAATAATGGGCTACTGATAGTAGTAATTGAAAGAAAGTATTTACCGGGCTGTTCCATAATTTGGTGCATTCGTTGCATGACCGAATGCTGTGAATCGTAAGCGATATTTAGTACCATCTGATTGAGGCAACACCAAAACCATAGCGGGTCCCTCACGGTTCGAGAAGCACACTCAAAACTTAAGATATCTGATGAAATTATGGTAAAGTGAGTCCAATGAGTCAATTGGTATACCCTTATATCAGATGAAGACACATACCTTTCCAGTCCTTTGCAATGGCAAGCTCTCCTACTtgccccttcttctcccctcttAGTCCACCTTCGGGATTTTCCTCGGTCGCAGGAAATGGTGACATTTTCAAAGGCTGATTGGGAAGTAAATGAAAACACAAAAGTAGGTATTAGATCTTGGACTCGAGGTCGATTAGAAACATATGGCCCATGTGAGCCCTAGCCGACTCAAAAAGCCCACTGATGAAGCTTGGGCAGGGAGAGGGTTAACTCTTTAGCTATTTGATTTCGTGCTACATTGAATATCATACAGATCATCCAATAGAAAAGCTGTCTGATCTTTGACAGATTGATGCTTTTGCTTCGCCTGTAGTCACGCTGCAGGGCAGGCGCCGCAATTTACTAGACATCGTGCAACGCAGGAATATTGAATTTTAAATGAAGCTTCTCCATCAAACACTCAAGAGATAAGTAGCTAACATCAATAGTACTGTAATTAATTGATATATAAGAGGATTTATTTTCACGGCATTAAGCATCATGCAACCTGCAAATAGATCACTGCAATTGTGAACTAGTCCACCTATGCAGAGTGGGGAATATTCAAACAGATTAGCGAGTTTTGTGCATATTCAAAATTTGACAGAAATTCTTATTCATTTTTTTCTCACCATTATAAACATGAATTTGAGGAACCAGAAATGTTGTATTTAAAAAGCACTCGTGTTCTTATGTTGTGATGTTGTCGAAAAAATTAGAATTCGAATCGCAGAAGGTTTCTTACCAGCTGAAATTTCCCATTGAACACCTTCTTTTTCATAAAAATGCCACTGCCTCTTGTTGATCCGGAAATACCTGTGGGTGTCGTGAGGAAAACTCTTCCCAGCTATGCCGGATTCCATCATCTTGGCTGGTACGTTGGGAATGCTCGCCAAGCGGCAACCTACTATGTGACCCGCTTTGGCTTTGAAGTTGTTGCCTACCGTGGCCCTGAAACTGgctctcctcttctgtcATCATATGTCGTGAAGAATGGTGGTGCTTGTCTGTCTTTCACGGCGCCTTTAGTAGGACCTCATAAGTCATGCGACAAACCGTCCAGTGAAGAGGACAGgcagctggtcaaggagattCACGATCATTTGACCAagcatggtgatggtgtcAAGGATATCGCGTTCGAAGTTGACGATGTGCGCGGTATTTGGGAACATGCAGTTGCCAATGGGGCTTCTTCTATCTAGCAACCTACCGAACTTGCCGAAATAAAGAACGGCAAGATTATAAGTGCTACCATCACTACTTTCGGTGATACCACGCATACTTTTATCAACCGAAGCGAGTACCAGGGATCATTTTTACCAGGCTACAAGGAAGTTACGGAGCATGATCCTGTCAATGTTATACTTCCGAAGACCGCCTATATTGAAATTGATCATTGTGTCGGCAACCAGCCGTGGAATGGACTCGACCAAATTGTGCAATAGTATGTCGCTTTCAAATTTCAGTTCATCTGAAGGCTCCCTCTTTATGCTCACAATGTCTACCATATCCCATCACAGCTATGAGAATGCTCTCAATTTTCATCGTTACTGGAGTGTGGATGACAAGGACATGTGTTCTGATTACTCTGCCATGCGCTCCATAGTTGTTTCCTCTCCCGATAATGTGGTCAAGATGCCTTTAAATGAACCTGCAGTGGGACTCAAGAAGTCTCAAATCGAGGAGTATGTCCACATCCGTTTTTGATTTTTCGTCGCTGGCTACTGAGAATCTACTTTACTTAGGTTCGTCGACTACTACAACGGCGCTGGCTGCCAGCACATTGCGTTCCGCACCCACGACATCGTCTCGGCAGTTAAAAGTCTCAACAGCCGCGGGGTCAAGTTTCTCTCTGTTCCACCAAGCTATTATACAGCGATTCAAGAAAGACTAGCGGCCAAAGGCGTGACTATTGCGCAAGACATCAACTTACTACAAAAGTACAATATTCTCATTGACTTTGATGAGGGTGGTTATCTTCTCCAGATTTTTGCCAAACATGTACTCGACCGTCCCACGGTTTTTATTGAAATCATTCAACGAGAAAATTTCGATGGTTTCGGGGCTGGTAACTTCAAAAGCCTTTTTGAGGCGTTTGAAAGAGAGCAAGAGCTAAGGGGCAACCTGTAATGATAAAACTGGAGGACTGTGTTGGGCTCAAGCTTAAAACAATCTCGGGCTGAGGCGTTTGTGTtttctaaaaaaaaaaaaagaaaaagaaaagaaaaagaaatcgATCAATGCTTGTTGGATAAAATGCACTAAAATGGTCAGATGAGGAACACTGCGGCAATGTGGTTGTTGATATTACACTCAGTGCATTCGTGTATCAAGAGCGAGTGCTAAAAACGCCATCGTGTCTATTCGTATCAACATTAGGATGGAATTACTATATTTGCTCACATACTGACATCGCGTTAATACCCTAAAGCCACATCATTGTTGTTGCAAAGTGGACCATCAGATGTCTCAGCAACCCCAGAACAGTTTCCAAAGAATTTGATTTCTCACAAACGAACTAAAGTTTGGAAGGAACTCTGGATCCAGGTACAGGTGCCGACACCAAATAGTCAAGGTCTTTAGTATTAACCAAACCCGGGTGCGCCTGCGATGTGTGTGTAATTCCAACCAATTTCATCGCACTCTCCAGTTCGGCTTGGAGCACTAGATATAAGATCAGCAAACGAGCCTGATATAACATCCTTGAGATATTTTGACTCACAATCGATTAGATGAGATactccctcctcgccataGCTGAGAGCATACAGGAACGGGCGTCCGATGAGCACACCTCTAGCTCCCAGGCATAAAGCCTTCAAGATATCGGTTCCTCGAGTAATACCTCCGTCAATATAAACTTCAGTTTGCGTGAATACGTTGGGATTATAATGTCGTAGTTCCAAAAGAGTCAGCAAAGCCGGAGGGGAGGTATCCAAGTTTCGTCCCCCGTGATTGCTAAGTTTCATAATCAGCATCCCATTGAGGCAGAACCGCAAATAGAATGTGGCTTACCTGAGAATGATCCCATGGACACCATATTGCACAGCCAGCTCTGCATCTTCCACACATTGAATGCCCTTGATCATTAATCTCCCTTTCCAGATGCGCTTCAGCCACGCGAGATCACTCCACTCAAGGGAGCTGTCAATGAATCCACCCGTTGTGCGTGTGAGCCCACCTCCTATTTTATCATTTCTTGATGCGGTGCCTGTCATCGGCATTGAGACGACCTGCTCTGTTTTGACTCTCTCGTCTGCTTCTCGCTTGCCGGTTGTTGGGAAGTCGATTGTCAGTAAAATAGTTCGTATTCCTGCGGCCCAGACACGCTGGAGAAGATTCTCAGTCAAAGCCCTCTCTTTGTGAACATAAAGCTGAAATGTGAAATTTGTATTGGCTGGAACAGAAGCCACAATATCTTCCACTGGGTATGATGCAGTCGTTGCTATCTGTTTCTGTGGGTCAGCGTAGGTTTTTCATAATATCTTAGACCACCTACACATTGAATAatgcccttcttcgcagcagctCTAGCTAttcccttctctccttcctcatTGGCCAACTTCGCCATTGCAGCTGGTGCGACCATAATAGGCAGAGACGATCCCATGCCTTGCATTTCACACCGTGTGTCGACATTCTGAACATTGCGTAGCAGCCGTGGCCGAAACCAAACACGGCTCCAAAAAGACTTGTTTGCCTCCAGTGTAACAAGATCTGTGGCTGCGGATGAATAAAAAGCCCATGCCTTTTTGGAAAATGTGTCCCTAGCGACTTGTTCAAAGTCATGCGTATTGATGATAGCAGATAGAGGCGGCTTTGGAGTTGTTTTAATGGTTGAAGGAAGTACCAGGCTGCCTTTATTTAACCGATCGTTCCATTCAGCATCGACTGTTTTAATATCGAGTCGACCAATGAGCTTcgagggagagagagtttTCTCAACAAGGCCAGTGCTATGCACCTCCAGATAGGATTTCGTTGCATCATGACCTGCGTATTGGAGAATAGCTGATTCGCGAATAAAATAAAAGAGTTAGAAGCATGATGAAAGTCCATGTGAGGCGACCGTGTGGTTTCGATGTTCCTCGCTGCGAAGAGTGGAGAATAGCGACTCACCAGCATCCCCGCCAGGGTGAATACCCGCGAACTCGCTGAAATCCCAGACATTGTTCTCGACAACAAGCCAGCAGTGCCCTAACGTGCAATGCTTTGAAACTTCTTTTGTCGAGATGAGCTTTAAGTCAGACATAACCGGATGAGACATGGACAAAGCGCGAAGTCAAGGGCGTGCTGGAGCGAAATGAAGGAATAGTTAGAGTACACGGTACAAGGGAGCCACCATGGGCACGGACGTAAAAATTCACTCAAACCTAAAGCGCCCGGAAAGTACCCGCGGCCGAGGTCCTTGCGCATTCAAACGTTCCTTAAAAGGCATGTCAACACTTATGAAAGGATCTACATAGCACAGTGATCGGGTCATTCGGGAGATCTACCTGAGGTCCTACGACGAAAAGAAATTATTGGCGAAAATCATTTTATATACTGCATCGGTCTTAATATAATCTAGTGGGAAATTTTGAATCAATAATCGTTTTACCTGTCACatagttttttttttcggaAGGAACAACTTGCTTTGATGTGATAGTAATGCATAATTAATGATCCCGTGCAGCACTACGCAGCTCCTTATGCAAGATTCTTATTATAATATGGGCATCGAACTAGTTGGTTGAGATGAACCGTAATTACTCCATATTGCCTTACTATCGGCATTAATGTCCTTGTCAATACCCAATAGTCAATGAGCTGAGACTAGAGCTTAGTGCGATCTACTAAACTCCGTGCATTCGTCACACCTGCCTACAGCACAAAACCAATATGAAGGAAGCTAGGGGAAGAAATGGGGAGatagaaggagaggaaaTCACTTCGCCGTACCGGTCACGAGCACAATCAAAGATCCAGATTGCTTTTTCTACCCACATCTTTCCTTTGCTTACCGCTTCGTGCCTTTTATACAAATTTCATGATCTGGCCACTCTCGCGAATCGAGATGACCGACGCAACAGAACATACAAGCAAGAACACCTAAAAATAAGCAGCTATAAAATGTCGAAGGGAAGATTTTACTTGGAGCAAGACTTCAATACATTAAGTCCAGAGGCCAACAATGATCTCCACTATATAGTACCCGGTGAACACCAACCACTGCTGGGAAATGATGCCCCTATGCTACCCGAGGGCCTGAGTGACAATGAAAATACTGAGCAGACTACGCCCAAAAACGCCGCGATTATTATTTTCTGCGTTGCCTTCATGACCTTTATCGGAAGCTTCTTGGGCGGGCTCATCACAGTCGATATTCCACAGATCGCATCAGAGTTGAAGTTGGACCCTGGGGTAGAACTTTGGTTGGTTTCAAACAACGGCAATCTTCAAAAATATCAGAGGCATATAATACtaatctttctttctgatCAGGCCAGTTTCCATGCAATCACTTTCCACTGGCTGCACCCTCTTGTTGGCAGGGTCCATCTCAGACGCAGTGGGGAGCAGAAAGATATTTCTGGTAGGATGCTTCTTGCAGTGTATATTTACTGTTGCCTGTGGTCTGTCGCAAACCGGCACCCAGCTTATTACCTTTCGTATTCTGTCCGGTGTCGCTATCTCACTATGCTTGCCATCCGCGATGAGTATCAATGTCGAAAATTTCCCAGCCGGGAAGCTTCGAAATATGGCCTTTGCTTGTATGGGTGGAGGCCAACCCATAGGTTTCGGAACGGGCATTATTGTTGGGGGCGTTTTGGCAGATACTattggatggcgatggggcTTCTACTGCGCTGCCATTGCCAGTGCCCTCGGTTTCTTGTTATCTCTCTGGCAGCTTCCACTTCAGACCAAAGACTTAGAGCCAATTGCATGGGGGCAATTAGTCATTGGCATTGACTGGGTTGGAACCTTTGCTGTCAGTGCCTCAATGGCTTTTTTGTTGTACGCATTAGCGTGAGTGGCCGTTTTGAAACTCTAGCGCCTAGGCAAAAGTACAGAAGGCTAACGGAGACAAGTGCCATTACAGACGATGTACAGAAAATTCGTGATCCAGATGTTTTGGGGCCTTTGATTCTCGCTGGCAGTCTTCTCGTTGGGTTTGTTGTCTGGCAACGCCGCCAGGAAAAGCTGGATAGGCCGACAGTAATCCAGAATTCACTATGGGGAAACACGGCGTTTACTACTGTTTGCATGAACGTGTTCCTAATCTGGGGCTCGTTTAATGCTACCGAGCAAGTCATAAACTTTGTATTTCAACGAGTGCAAGGATTGTCGGTACTTACAACCTCCTGGCAGTTCTTACCAATCCCGATCTCCGGCACACTGAGTAGCCTTATAACTGGACTCATCTTGCATCAGGTTCGGGCAGACATTATTATCAGCACAACGACAATA of the Penicillium psychrofluorescens genome assembly, chromosome: 1 genome contains:
- a CDS encoding uncharacterized protein (ID:PFLUO_000344-T1.cds;~source:funannotate), with translation MPLPLVDPEIPVGVVRKTLPSYAGFHHLGWYVGNARQAATYYVTRFGFEVVAYRGPETGSPLLSSYVVKNGGACLSFTAPLVGPHKSCDKPSSEEDRQLVKEIHDHLTKHGDGVKDIAFEVDDQPTELAEIKNGKIISATITTFGDTTHTFINRSEYQGSFLPGYKEVTEHDPVNVILPKTAYIEIDHCVGNQPWNGLDQIVQYYENALNFHRYWSVDDKDMCSDYSAMRSIVVSSPDNVVKMPLNEPAVGLKKSQIEEFVDYYNGAGCQHIAFRTHDIVSAVKSLNSRGVKFLSVPPSYYTAIQERLAAKGVTIAQDINLLQKYNILIDFDEGGYLLQIFAKHVLDRPTVFIEIIQRENFDGFGAGNFKSLFEAFEREQELRGNL
- a CDS encoding uncharacterized protein (ID:PFLUO_000343-T1.cds;~source:funannotate), producing MATPVDAKLLKRTKFPPEFNQKVDMTKVNIEVMKKWIAKRISEILGNEDDVVIELCFNLLEGTRFPDIKSLQIQLTGFLDKDTSKFCKELWSLCLSGQSNPQGVPKELLEAKKLELIQEKVMENRSIQLAVMI